A genomic segment from Actinomadura hallensis encodes:
- a CDS encoding ATP-binding cassette domain-containing protein, translating into MTGANGAPLIRLSGVGKNYGNVIALRDVSMEASAGEVTCVLGDNGAGKSTLIKIIAGLHRHDAGTYEVRGEPVVFDSPRDALDRGIATVYQDLAVVPLMPVWRNFFLGSEKRKGFGRMDVGFMRATTQAELAAMGIDLRDVDQPIGTLSGGERQCVAIARAVYFGAKALVLDEPTAALGVKQAGVVLRYIVQARERGLAVIFITHNPHHAYPVGDRFLILNRGRSIGYHTKDEITREELTGLMAGGRELEELAHELDAAGSPAAGRMKQEAENLGLTEG; encoded by the coding sequence ATGACCGGGGCGAACGGCGCGCCGCTGATCAGGCTGAGCGGCGTCGGCAAGAACTACGGCAACGTCATCGCGCTGCGGGACGTGAGCATGGAGGCGTCCGCCGGCGAGGTGACCTGCGTCCTCGGCGACAACGGCGCGGGCAAGTCGACGCTCATCAAGATCATCGCCGGGCTGCACCGCCACGACGCGGGCACCTACGAGGTGAGGGGCGAGCCGGTCGTGTTCGACTCGCCCCGCGACGCCCTCGACCGCGGCATCGCGACCGTCTACCAGGACCTCGCGGTCGTCCCGCTCATGCCGGTCTGGCGCAACTTCTTCCTCGGCTCGGAGAAGCGCAAGGGCTTCGGCCGCATGGACGTCGGCTTCATGCGCGCCACGACCCAGGCCGAGCTGGCCGCGATGGGCATCGACCTGCGCGACGTCGACCAGCCCATCGGGACGCTCTCCGGCGGGGAGCGGCAGTGCGTGGCGATCGCCCGCGCCGTCTACTTCGGCGCGAAGGCGCTCGTCCTCGACGAGCCCACCGCCGCCCTGGGCGTCAAGCAGGCGGGGGTCGTGCTGCGCTACATCGTCCAGGCGCGGGAGCGGGGCCTCGCGGTCATCTTCATCACCCACAACCCGCACCACGCCTACCCGGTGGGCGACCGCTTCCTGATCCTCAACCGGGGCCGCAGCATCGGCTACCACACCAAGGACGAGATCACCCGCGAGGAGCTCACCGGCCTGATGGCCGGCGGCAGGGAGCTGGAGGAACTGGCCCACGAACTGGACGCGGCGGGCTCCCCGGCCGCCGGGCGCATGAAGCAGGAGGCCGAGAACCTCGGCCTGACGGAGGGCTGA
- a CDS encoding helix-turn-helix domain-containing protein — protein MDNGDADWNPVIDLIERVTGDRDLLPSVVAGVSASVREVSVLPPADIAGHTRALLAAATRAIAARRGPTEAELSFVAELGVTRARQGVPIEAVLSAIHVAERAIWARAREVAAAEGIGDGLVLDARELYDDWAEAVRSRLIKAHREAQAGGEPGPDGRDAAVLRRLLDGGSAAALAAAEAGLPANTPVWLLASRPAAPVPESVYPREGRRRRPPLEAPRLSAVLDGLRFTVTSRAPSTLVTSAIGTTSEAGGNTGPGPAVPVPLAGPGRGVTGGAAGPGAEALGRSGTRAALPRDTADSGPRGPEPRAATGSSAAEATTAGSAVRGPTGSAAGGRTGGAAGGRGGGAGGGGAAEGVVGVVGPVGVENLAAARRLAVAALEAGEAAGAAGPVHAADVAVLIAVGDRSDLTSVLLERHRAARAELGASAGPVALAVCAWLEAKRDVTAAAGRLFVHPNTVRNRVRRFTEVTGIDPSDAFGAVNAWWLCRAWLAPG, from the coding sequence ATGGACAACGGCGACGCGGACTGGAACCCGGTGATCGACCTCATCGAACGCGTCACCGGCGACCGGGACCTGCTGCCGTCCGTGGTCGCCGGCGTGTCGGCGTCGGTGCGGGAGGTGTCGGTGCTGCCGCCCGCCGACATCGCCGGCCACACCCGCGCGCTGCTGGCCGCCGCGACCCGCGCGATCGCGGCGCGGCGCGGCCCCACGGAGGCGGAGCTGTCGTTCGTCGCCGAGCTCGGCGTCACCCGGGCCCGGCAGGGCGTGCCCATCGAGGCGGTGCTCAGCGCCATCCACGTCGCCGAGCGCGCCATCTGGGCCCGCGCCCGGGAGGTCGCCGCCGCCGAGGGCATCGGCGACGGCCTCGTCCTGGACGCCCGCGAGCTCTACGACGACTGGGCGGAGGCCGTCCGGTCCCGCCTGATCAAGGCGCACCGCGAGGCGCAGGCGGGCGGCGAGCCGGGACCGGACGGGCGCGACGCCGCCGTCCTGCGCCGCCTCCTCGACGGCGGCTCCGCCGCCGCCCTCGCCGCCGCCGAGGCGGGCCTGCCCGCCAACACACCCGTATGGCTCCTGGCGTCCCGGCCTGCCGCCCCCGTTCCGGAAAGCGTTTACCCGAGAGAGGGACGGCGCCGCCGCCCGCCCCTGGAGGCCCCGCGCCTGTCCGCCGTCCTCGACGGCCTCCGCTTCACCGTGACCTCCCGTGCCCCGTCCACGCTCGTGACGTCCGCCATCGGCACCACGTCCGAGGCCGGAGGCAACACCGGACCCGGCCCTGCGGTACCGGTGCCCCTCGCAGGCCCCGGCCGGGGCGTGACCGGAGGCGCCGCGGGACCCGGGGCCGAGGCCCTCGGCAGAAGCGGTACCAGGGCGGCGCTCCCCAGAGACACCGCCGACAGCGGCCCCAGAGGCCCGGAGCCCCGGGCGGCGACCGGAAGCAGCGCCGCGGAGGCGACGACCGCCGGGAGCGCTGTCCGAGGCCCGACCGGGAGCGCCGCCGGAGGCCGAACCGGGGGCGCCGCCGGAGGCCGGGGCGGGGGCGCCGGTGGAGGCGGTGCCGCCGAGGGCGTGGTCGGAGTCGTGGGACCGGTCGGGGTGGAGAACCTGGCGGCCGCGCGGCGGCTGGCCGTGGCGGCGCTCGAGGCCGGGGAGGCGGCCGGGGCGGCGGGACCGGTGCACGCCGCGGACGTCGCCGTGCTCATCGCCGTCGGCGACCGGTCCGACCTCACGTCCGTCCTGCTCGAACGGCACCGGGCGGCGCGGGCGGAGCTCGGGGCGAGCGCCGGGCCGGTCGCCCTGGCCGTGTGCGCCTGGCTGGAGGCGAAACGCGATGTGACCGCCGCGGCCGGGCGCCTGTTCGTGCACCCCAACACGGTGCGCAACCGGGTGCGGCGATTCACGGAGGTCACCGGGATCGACCCGTCCGACGCTTTCGGCGCCGTCAACGCCTGGTGGCTGTGCCGCGCGTGGCTGGCGCCCGGCTGA
- a CDS encoding SDR family NAD(P)-dependent oxidoreductase gives MRVLVTGASGTFGRAICARLSGLGARVVGLDAAPRPGDPVEVIACDVTDDAAVPAAVEAAIGRLGGLDLLVNNAGIGGPAPAELPPGDEVRRQLDVNLLGVWRVTAACADALVASRGRVIMLSSRMAVMQLPLAAAYGASKRALVAYADALRMELGTHVDVTCVYPSAVRSPIHDSTAAAGLSLEGMSRYEPLEGVVDAVVRAALSRRPLRDVTTTRRGAVEFFLARHLPALTDRIVARTFARRVRSGAFAGAELAAGAVRRHADRA, from the coding sequence ATGCGGGTCCTCGTGACCGGCGCGTCCGGGACGTTCGGCAGGGCGATCTGCGCCCGGCTGTCCGGCCTCGGCGCCCGCGTCGTCGGCCTGGACGCGGCGCCGCGCCCCGGCGACCCCGTCGAGGTCATCGCGTGCGACGTCACCGACGACGCGGCCGTCCCGGCGGCGGTGGAGGCCGCGATCGGGCGGCTCGGCGGGCTGGACCTGCTCGTCAACAACGCCGGGATCGGCGGCCCCGCGCCCGCGGAGCTGCCGCCCGGCGACGAGGTGCGCCGCCAGCTGGACGTCAACCTCCTCGGCGTCTGGCGGGTGACCGCCGCGTGCGCCGACGCGCTGGTCGCGTCGCGCGGACGCGTGATCATGCTGTCCTCGCGCATGGCCGTCATGCAGCTGCCCCTGGCCGCGGCCTACGGCGCCTCCAAACGGGCACTCGTGGCATACGCGGACGCCCTTCGCATGGAACTGGGAACCCACGTGGACGTCACTTGCGTGTACCCTTCCGCCGTGCGGAGCCCGATCCATGACTCGACCGCGGCGGCCGGGCTCTCCCTGGAGGGCATGAGCCGCTACGAACCCCTCGAAGGCGTCGTGGACGCGGTCGTGCGCGCCGCCCTGTCCCGCCGGCCACTCCGGGACGTGACGACGACCCGCCGCGGCGCCGTCGAGTTCTTCCTGGCCAGGCACCTGCCCGCACTGACCGACCGGATCGTCGCGCGGACGTTCGCGCGCCGCGTCCGGTCCGGGGCGTTCGCGGGCGCCGAGCTGGCGGCCGGGGCCGTCCGCCGTCACGCGGACCGCGCATGA
- a CDS encoding MFS transporter: MSTTENEKTQAAAGARPWAGDLIGYASGSLGMGVWVTVPGLLLLYFMTHTLGVSPFLAGLTLLLPKILDAIVHPWFGSVSDRHARRDGHRRRMLRWGLLLAFAWIGLFTVPSAFTGWSAALWVGGFYILGNVLYACFQVPYLTTPSDLKIGYHERTRVFMYRMLLLTVGLLGAGVAAPALVSGGARSDYARMSVLLAGVLVVTGLLAIVFIRRLADRSGFRVPDGGHAHSVLDDLKITWRDRDFRFLTLSYLFTGITTHIFLAAVPFYTEYSFDDERLTAVFMGAFLVPAAVAGPVWKKVSERTGKQRALLFCQGVFVVGSLALWPGEAMGPGPTVAVIAVLGTAFAGLQLFAFSLIPDIVAAAESRGTARAGAYTGVWTATEATGTAIGPYVYSAVLAAGGFVSTTEGQAVAQTDSALLALLIGVTLVPAALMVVAVAFQRRFALDRMAAR; this comes from the coding sequence ATGAGCACCACCGAGAACGAGAAGACGCAGGCGGCCGCGGGGGCGCGGCCCTGGGCGGGCGACCTCATCGGATACGCCTCCGGCTCGCTCGGGATGGGCGTGTGGGTCACCGTCCCCGGCCTGCTGCTGCTCTACTTCATGACGCACACGCTCGGCGTGTCCCCGTTCCTGGCGGGGCTGACCCTGCTGCTGCCGAAGATCCTGGACGCGATCGTCCATCCGTGGTTCGGCTCGGTGTCGGACCGGCACGCGCGCCGCGACGGGCACCGGCGCCGCATGCTGCGCTGGGGGCTGCTGCTGGCGTTCGCCTGGATCGGGCTGTTCACGGTCCCGTCCGCCTTCACCGGCTGGTCGGCGGCCCTGTGGGTGGGCGGCTTCTACATCCTCGGGAACGTCCTGTACGCGTGCTTCCAGGTGCCGTACCTGACGACGCCGTCCGACCTGAAGATCGGCTACCACGAGCGCACCCGCGTGTTCATGTACCGGATGCTGCTGCTGACGGTCGGGCTGCTCGGCGCGGGCGTCGCCGCCCCGGCCCTGGTGTCGGGCGGCGCGCGCTCCGACTACGCGCGGATGTCGGTGCTGCTCGCCGGCGTCCTCGTCGTCACCGGGCTCCTCGCGATCGTGTTCATCCGGCGGCTGGCCGACCGCTCCGGGTTCCGCGTCCCGGACGGCGGCCACGCGCACTCCGTCCTCGACGACCTGAAGATCACCTGGCGGGACCGCGACTTCCGCTTCCTGACGCTGTCGTACCTGTTCACCGGCATCACCACGCACATCTTCCTCGCGGCGGTGCCGTTCTACACCGAGTACTCGTTCGACGACGAGCGGCTGACCGCGGTGTTCATGGGCGCGTTCCTCGTCCCCGCCGCGGTCGCCGGGCCGGTGTGGAAGAAGGTGTCGGAGCGGACCGGCAAGCAGCGCGCGCTCCTGTTCTGCCAGGGCGTCTTCGTCGTCGGGTCGCTCGCCCTGTGGCCGGGGGAGGCGATGGGCCCGGGGCCGACGGTCGCGGTGATCGCCGTCCTCGGCACCGCGTTCGCCGGCCTGCAGCTGTTCGCGTTCTCCCTGATCCCCGACATCGTGGCCGCCGCCGAGTCGCGGGGCACGGCCCGCGCCGGCGCCTACACCGGCGTGTGGACGGCGACCGAGGCGACCGGCACCGCGATCGGCCCCTACGTGTACTCGGCGGTGCTCGCCGCGGGCGGCTTCGTGTCCACGACCGAGGGGCAGGCGGTCGCGCAGACCGACTCCGCCCTGCTGGCGCTGCTCATCGGCGTGACGCTGGTCCCCGCGGCGCTGATGGTGGTCGCCGTCGCCTTCCAGCGCCGCTTCGCCCTGGACCGCATGGCCGCCCGCTGA
- a CDS encoding chromosome partitioning protein ParA: protein MRAVAEPMAPGPAPGGTENIVGDRTLVAVQAVNISRLSTHPVPTVPGTLIVVAGQGPKDSNGAGKSSFIAAITALLGDEQWRFASGARAVAELLFNAELAAQGDSQWASADHGYIIGVFDHAEPGTGTGDGTEDGDEGGAAGEGDGALTVWLRVNADAPHLEIRWRQGVHLASAPSEAERVALADRLWAGLPRSAGRRDLVAKDLSRVLYGGRVRCVSFLSTSVRSKVATNLLSQPLNEIGPERIFSAIAALTGLDRELEAERRSRAEEHRERAKAAEAAERLAAWEREAATLLAAFDRRDRARDEVAAALRHWRTRQARLLVDAAEADAAHAAEQERLRREGEELAAAAKAAEREMEQLTGGALDARLGEAEAALAELKGQAGGLAADKAVARDRLDELRRQVAALEERRREADGRDAAAARAELAEAEARRDEAQQELGMAKGAVARAERSLAEAEAGESSAPAQIRALAAAGIDAVGLLDAVELDEDVRERWEAALWPYREAVVVAAGDLDAAAAALKGMPGSMIVPAGGDAARPEGDARLPRGVRCERPLGAFFAALGGEAIHAGAAVSQGSLERRAGVVIVGGFAEPVTGRVARVEAARAALEAAKESLERARQATSDAAADVALAARRLAGARAAEELDEVQATMVELRERLEDIAASEARLGPRLGAAEQSLRRLQAKADTRALELDRLRGRKEAHERERDKLRRASAELADKRAALGLETLEKDWGGSRESAAEWLSGLDDDEATWTPAEWWHTAEKHLSEALRRVFPDGPSDEDMPEEVRFLLRERAEGEGRRTEREQATFPRLAKALESYLRRQEDFERHQRRQIEVQLAARRTDLEKAQKGATEAAGAAEAHRTALTAAIRARLQRVSDEFEKLDVAYGGYGATLEFPTPEPPADPEQEWRWRVTPKWRRAEGQRYVPYNRRANTALMDEKAVKLVCAAALASSGGGRLVLVLDELGRNLGKEHRKEAVALFRKIGETHGITVIGALQDDMEPYAIDACGQYVKLRRSSDAMPYNEPPVVVGYDEHERRVRMLAEQITRSRPAPEPAAPGESG from the coding sequence ATGAGGGCCGTCGCCGAACCGATGGCGCCGGGCCCGGCGCCGGGCGGCACCGAGAACATCGTCGGGGACCGGACGCTGGTGGCCGTGCAGGCGGTGAACATCTCGCGGCTGTCCACCCATCCGGTGCCGACCGTCCCCGGGACGCTGATCGTCGTCGCCGGGCAGGGGCCGAAGGACTCCAACGGCGCGGGCAAGTCGTCGTTCATCGCGGCGATCACGGCGCTGCTCGGGGACGAGCAGTGGCGGTTCGCGTCCGGGGCGCGGGCGGTGGCGGAGCTGCTGTTCAACGCGGAGCTGGCGGCGCAGGGCGACAGCCAGTGGGCGAGCGCCGACCACGGGTACATCATCGGCGTCTTCGACCACGCCGAACCCGGTACCGGGACCGGGGACGGGACCGAGGACGGGGACGAAGGCGGCGCCGCGGGCGAAGGCGACGGCGCCCTGACCGTGTGGCTGCGGGTGAACGCGGACGCGCCCCACCTGGAGATCCGGTGGCGGCAGGGCGTCCACCTGGCGTCGGCGCCGTCCGAGGCCGAGCGGGTGGCGCTGGCCGACCGGCTGTGGGCGGGCCTGCCGCGCAGCGCGGGCCGCCGCGACCTGGTCGCGAAGGACCTGTCCCGCGTCCTGTACGGGGGGCGGGTGCGGTGCGTGTCGTTCCTGTCGACGTCGGTGCGGTCGAAGGTCGCCACGAACCTGCTGTCGCAGCCGCTCAACGAGATCGGCCCGGAGCGGATCTTCAGCGCGATCGCGGCGCTGACCGGGCTGGACCGGGAGCTGGAGGCCGAGCGCAGGTCCCGCGCCGAGGAGCACCGCGAGCGCGCCAAGGCGGCCGAGGCCGCCGAGCGGCTCGCGGCGTGGGAGCGGGAGGCGGCGACGCTGCTGGCGGCGTTCGACCGGCGCGACCGGGCCCGCGACGAGGTGGCGGCGGCGCTGCGGCACTGGCGGACGCGGCAGGCGCGGCTGCTGGTGGACGCGGCGGAGGCCGACGCCGCGCACGCCGCCGAGCAGGAGCGGCTGCGGCGGGAGGGCGAGGAGCTGGCCGCCGCGGCGAAGGCCGCCGAGCGGGAGATGGAGCAGCTCACCGGCGGGGCGCTGGACGCGCGGCTCGGCGAGGCGGAGGCGGCGCTCGCCGAGCTGAAGGGGCAGGCCGGCGGGCTGGCCGCGGACAAGGCCGTCGCCCGCGACCGGCTCGACGAGCTGCGCCGCCAGGTCGCGGCGCTGGAGGAGCGGCGGCGGGAGGCCGACGGCCGGGACGCGGCCGCCGCCCGCGCCGAGCTGGCCGAGGCGGAGGCGCGCCGGGACGAGGCGCAGCAGGAGCTCGGCATGGCGAAGGGCGCGGTCGCGCGGGCCGAGCGGTCCCTGGCCGAGGCGGAGGCGGGCGAGAGCAGCGCGCCCGCCCAGATCCGCGCGCTCGCCGCCGCGGGCATCGACGCCGTCGGGCTCCTGGACGCGGTGGAGCTGGACGAGGACGTCCGGGAGCGGTGGGAGGCGGCCCTGTGGCCGTACCGGGAGGCCGTCGTGGTCGCGGCCGGCGACCTCGACGCCGCGGCCGCCGCGCTCAAGGGCATGCCCGGATCCATGATCGTCCCGGCGGGCGGGGACGCCGCCCGTCCGGAGGGGGACGCCCGCCTTCCGCGCGGCGTGCGGTGCGAGCGGCCGCTCGGCGCGTTCTTCGCCGCCCTCGGCGGCGAGGCGATCCACGCCGGGGCCGCGGTCTCCCAGGGGTCCCTCGAACGCCGCGCCGGTGTGGTGATCGTCGGCGGGTTCGCGGAGCCGGTGACCGGGCGGGTGGCGCGCGTGGAGGCGGCGCGGGCGGCGCTGGAGGCGGCCAAGGAGTCGCTGGAGCGGGCGCGTCAGGCGACGTCCGACGCCGCCGCAGACGTCGCTCTGGCCGCACGGCGGCTCGCGGGCGCGCGCGCAGCGGAGGAGCTGGACGAGGTCCAGGCGACCATGGTCGAACTCCGCGAGCGCTTGGAGGACATCGCAGCGAGCGAGGCCCGGCTCGGTCCCCGCTTGGGCGCGGCAGAGCAGTCGCTTCGGCGTCTCCAGGCGAAGGCGGACACGCGCGCGCTGGAACTGGACCGGCTGCGCGGCCGGAAGGAGGCGCACGAGCGCGAGCGCGACAAGCTCCGCCGTGCGTCGGCGGAGCTGGCCGACAAGCGCGCCGCGCTCGGGCTGGAGACGCTGGAGAAGGACTGGGGCGGGTCCCGCGAGAGCGCGGCCGAATGGCTGTCCGGCCTGGACGACGACGAGGCGACGTGGACGCCCGCCGAGTGGTGGCACACCGCCGAGAAGCACCTGTCGGAGGCGCTGCGGCGCGTCTTCCCCGACGGCCCGTCCGACGAGGACATGCCCGAGGAGGTGCGTTTCCTCCTCCGCGAGCGCGCCGAGGGCGAGGGCCGCCGCACCGAGCGGGAGCAGGCCACCTTCCCGCGCCTGGCGAAGGCGCTGGAGAGCTACCTGCGCCGGCAGGAGGACTTCGAGCGGCACCAGCGGCGGCAGATCGAGGTGCAGCTCGCGGCGCGCCGCACCGACCTGGAGAAGGCGCAGAAGGGCGCGACGGAGGCGGCGGGCGCCGCGGAGGCGCACCGCACCGCGCTGACCGCCGCGATCCGCGCCCGGCTCCAGCGGGTGTCGGACGAGTTCGAGAAGCTCGACGTGGCCTACGGCGGGTACGGCGCGACGCTGGAGTTCCCCACGCCCGAGCCGCCCGCCGACCCCGAGCAGGAGTGGCGCTGGCGGGTCACGCCGAAGTGGCGGCGCGCGGAGGGGCAGCGGTACGTCCCCTACAACCGGCGCGCCAACACCGCGCTCATGGACGAGAAGGCCGTCAAGCTCGTGTGCGCGGCGGCGCTCGCCAGCTCCGGCGGGGGACGGCTCGTCCTCGTGCTGGACGAGCTGGGCCGCAACCTCGGCAAGGAGCACCGCAAGGAGGCCGTCGCGCTGTTCCGCAAGATCGGCGAGACGCACGGCATCACGGTGATCGGCGCGCTCCAGGACGACATGGAGCCGTACGCGATCGACGCGTGCGGCCAGTACGTGAAGCTGCGCCGCTCGTCCGACGCGATGCCCTACAACGAGCCCCCGGTCGTGGTCGGCTACGACGAGCACGAGCGGCGCGTCCGGATGCTGGCGGAGCAGATCACCCGCTCCCGCCCCGCCCCGGAACCCGCCGCGCCCGGAGAATCCGGCTGA